The proteins below are encoded in one region of Chroicocephalus ridibundus chromosome 9, bChrRid1.1, whole genome shotgun sequence:
- the LOC134520828 gene encoding uncharacterized protein LOC134520828 isoform X2: MSPVLSLLLSLATCALLQGTPLPPRDVRLEAQNFHVRLSWGTDPGTPGDATYQVEWRRQRNSRWTKADACWGNSTGSSWACELHFDNIHDMYWARVRAVAGGEPSKWVYSNELQLYRDTIVGPPTLSWLLQGDVLSINITTPLTPYRSKNGSYKPVGHVLWKLWYWLSLYEGDVLIQQVPCKQSGGDAPCTFRYLKPSTQYCIRTTAVDMAREQSREAEQCMVTPPSPAGFPWLLLAVMGGVFLLLLCVAGPCCVQLYIFPSPAETRLPKTLAHLNTELSIAIRVPTLQLEEDPFALLLTAVLPSRGPPADEQTVPTVQLLLRESLSQDVNGYCANGFGPCCLEGRDLSCPRSQPGRVMGSWVSLQTEEDGEAHDGDDVLEQPVLVGLARDRYTGDRDYRAPEAWLSLHHQLYSKCQCPALAAGSCLPLPTLDRSVSQEELQDSLGVAGRWVPLTSVKLPASEEEDGGQLVHALQLLHGRGTELQPGDSTLQQGDLELAAPGVPSPCPLPESHPDTLRAAAFSGYELRPPADSEL; encoded by the exons ATGAGCCCTGTCCTGAGCTTGCTGCTGTCCCTGGCCACCTGCGCCCTGCTCCAGG gcaccccgctgcctccccgggACGTCAGGCTGGAGGCACAGAACTTCCACGTCCGCCTGAGCTGGGGGACGGACCCCGGCACGCCCGGCGATGCCACGTACCAGGTGGAGTGGAGGAGACAACG AAACTCTCGCTGGACCAAGGCAGATGCCTGCTGGGGGAACAGCACCGGCTCCTCCTGGGCGTGTGAGCTGCATTTTGACAACATCCATGATATGTACTGGGCAAGGGTGAGAGCGGTGGCCGGAGGAGAGCCGTCCAAGTGGGTCTATTCCAATGAGCTGCAGCTGTACAGAGACA CAATTGTGGGCCCCCCCACCTTGTCCTGGCTGCTCCAGGGTGACGTCCTCAGCATAAACATCACCACGCCGCTCACTCCCTACCGAAGCAAAAACGGCTCTTACAAGCCGGTGGGACACGTGCTGTGGAAGCTGTGGTACTGGCTGAGCCTGTACGAAGGGGACGTGCTCATCCAGCAA GTGCCCTGCAAGCAGAGCGGGGGCGATGCACCCTGCACCTTCAGGTACCTGAAGCCCAGCACGCAGTACTGCATCCGGACGACAGCCGTGGACATGGCCAGGGAGCAGAGCCGGGAGGCCGAGCAGTGCATGGTGACACCACCGAGCCCCGCAG GCTTTCCCTGGCTGCTCCTTGCCGTTATGGGTGGtgtcttcctgctgctgctgtgcgtGGCCGGACCCTGCTGCGTCCAGCTGTACATCTTCCCCAGCCCCGCAGAGACGCGCCTCCCGAAAACGCTC GCTCACCTGAACACGGAGCTGAGCATCGCCATCAGGGTGCCCACTCTTCAGCTGGAGGAGGACCCCTTCGCCCTGCTCCTGACAGCTGTGCTCCCCTCCCGTGGGCCACCGGCAGATGAGCAGACGGTGCCCACGGTCCAGCTGCTCCTCAGAGAAAGCCTTTCCCAGGACGTGAATGGCTACTGTGCCAACGGGTTTGGGCCATGCTGCCTCGAGGGAAGGGACCTGTCCTGTCCCCGCAGCCAGCCAGGACGTGTCATGGGCTCCTGGGTCTCATTGCAGacggaggaggatggggaggcacATGACGGGGATGATGTACTGGAGCAGCCGGTGCTGGTGGGACTGGCCAGAGACAGATACACAGGTGACAGGGACTACCGGGCACCCGAGGCGTGGCTCTCCCTGCACCACCAGCTTTATTCTAAATGCcagtgcccagccctggcagcaggcagctgccttcctctgcccACACTGGACAGGAGCGTCagccaggaggagctgcaggacagCCTTGGCGTGGCAGGGCGCTGGGTACCGCTCACGTCTGTGAAGCTGCCGgccagtgaggaggaggatggagggcaGCTCGTCCACGCTCTCCAGCTCCTGCATGGCCGTGGGACTGAGCTGCAGCCAGGCGACAGCACCCTGCAACAGGGCGACTTGGAGCTGGCAGCACCGGgcgtccccagcccctgcccgctgcctgaatcccaccccgacaccctgcgggCAGCTGCCTTCTCCGGCTATGAGCTGCGTCCCCCAGCTGACAGTGAGCTATAG
- the LOC134520828 gene encoding uncharacterized protein LOC134520828 isoform X1, which yields MSHCWPEVPPACRVCRWQDSSGTPVPWPRHPEWQRRAGGRWTGRGGMSPVLSLLLSLATCALLQGTPLPPRDVRLEAQNFHVRLSWGTDPGTPGDATYQVEWRRQRNSRWTKADACWGNSTGSSWACELHFDNIHDMYWARVRAVAGGEPSKWVYSNELQLYRDTIVGPPTLSWLLQGDVLSINITTPLTPYRSKNGSYKPVGHVLWKLWYWLSLYEGDVLIQQVPCKQSGGDAPCTFRYLKPSTQYCIRTTAVDMAREQSREAEQCMVTPPSPAGFPWLLLAVMGGVFLLLLCVAGPCCVQLYIFPSPAETRLPKTLAHLNTELSIAIRVPTLQLEEDPFALLLTAVLPSRGPPADEQTVPTVQLLLRESLSQDVNGYCANGFGPCCLEGRDLSCPRSQPGRVMGSWVSLQTEEDGEAHDGDDVLEQPVLVGLARDRYTGDRDYRAPEAWLSLHHQLYSKCQCPALAAGSCLPLPTLDRSVSQEELQDSLGVAGRWVPLTSVKLPASEEEDGGQLVHALQLLHGRGTELQPGDSTLQQGDLELAAPGVPSPCPLPESHPDTLRAAAFSGYELRPPADSEL from the exons ATGAGCCACTGCTGGCCCGAG GTTCCACCTGCCTGTCGTGTTTGCAGGTGGCAGGACAGCTCTGGCACCCCCGTCCCCTGGCCGCGGCACCCAGAATGGCAGCGTAGAGCTGGGGGCAGATGGACGGGGCGCGGCGGGATGAGCCCTGTCCTGAGCTTGCTGCTGTCCCTGGCCACCTGCGCCCTGCTCCAGG gcaccccgctgcctccccgggACGTCAGGCTGGAGGCACAGAACTTCCACGTCCGCCTGAGCTGGGGGACGGACCCCGGCACGCCCGGCGATGCCACGTACCAGGTGGAGTGGAGGAGACAACG AAACTCTCGCTGGACCAAGGCAGATGCCTGCTGGGGGAACAGCACCGGCTCCTCCTGGGCGTGTGAGCTGCATTTTGACAACATCCATGATATGTACTGGGCAAGGGTGAGAGCGGTGGCCGGAGGAGAGCCGTCCAAGTGGGTCTATTCCAATGAGCTGCAGCTGTACAGAGACA CAATTGTGGGCCCCCCCACCTTGTCCTGGCTGCTCCAGGGTGACGTCCTCAGCATAAACATCACCACGCCGCTCACTCCCTACCGAAGCAAAAACGGCTCTTACAAGCCGGTGGGACACGTGCTGTGGAAGCTGTGGTACTGGCTGAGCCTGTACGAAGGGGACGTGCTCATCCAGCAA GTGCCCTGCAAGCAGAGCGGGGGCGATGCACCCTGCACCTTCAGGTACCTGAAGCCCAGCACGCAGTACTGCATCCGGACGACAGCCGTGGACATGGCCAGGGAGCAGAGCCGGGAGGCCGAGCAGTGCATGGTGACACCACCGAGCCCCGCAG GCTTTCCCTGGCTGCTCCTTGCCGTTATGGGTGGtgtcttcctgctgctgctgtgcgtGGCCGGACCCTGCTGCGTCCAGCTGTACATCTTCCCCAGCCCCGCAGAGACGCGCCTCCCGAAAACGCTC GCTCACCTGAACACGGAGCTGAGCATCGCCATCAGGGTGCCCACTCTTCAGCTGGAGGAGGACCCCTTCGCCCTGCTCCTGACAGCTGTGCTCCCCTCCCGTGGGCCACCGGCAGATGAGCAGACGGTGCCCACGGTCCAGCTGCTCCTCAGAGAAAGCCTTTCCCAGGACGTGAATGGCTACTGTGCCAACGGGTTTGGGCCATGCTGCCTCGAGGGAAGGGACCTGTCCTGTCCCCGCAGCCAGCCAGGACGTGTCATGGGCTCCTGGGTCTCATTGCAGacggaggaggatggggaggcacATGACGGGGATGATGTACTGGAGCAGCCGGTGCTGGTGGGACTGGCCAGAGACAGATACACAGGTGACAGGGACTACCGGGCACCCGAGGCGTGGCTCTCCCTGCACCACCAGCTTTATTCTAAATGCcagtgcccagccctggcagcaggcagctgccttcctctgcccACACTGGACAGGAGCGTCagccaggaggagctgcaggacagCCTTGGCGTGGCAGGGCGCTGGGTACCGCTCACGTCTGTGAAGCTGCCGgccagtgaggaggaggatggagggcaGCTCGTCCACGCTCTCCAGCTCCTGCATGGCCGTGGGACTGAGCTGCAGCCAGGCGACAGCACCCTGCAACAGGGCGACTTGGAGCTGGCAGCACCGGgcgtccccagcccctgcccgctgcctgaatcccaccccgacaccctgcgggCAGCTGCCTTCTCCGGCTATGAGCTGCGTCCCCCAGCTGACAGTGAGCTATAG